The proteins below are encoded in one region of Girardinichthys multiradiatus isolate DD_20200921_A chromosome 19, DD_fGirMul_XY1, whole genome shotgun sequence:
- the prox2 gene encoding prospero homeobox protein 2 isoform X1: protein MNLSLPDQNMHSSIEGCLEDDKPEVILPCFRRNLCEEPLAPYSNGSIISQLLRKTIHNKRVLDENHFYFSGSVATADCGQEDQSSVSSKDSTVEAVSPSDHTSSGASPEGEHPLTDHLQAKRARVENIIRVMAGSPNSRQHCDSERSDTDAQETREARESFRENKRKQRLPQHQDHSTAGWQIYRKPGRSSSDSCNTKEEECHKLKEQLHSMQRLLRQLQEKFLQVYSQEDPEYEAGDATGVDSEHDLLREGTDACYINPEERFETNNRTVAANCKDRMKAAYYLVHQRETPNLQETLKQELSKAVNDCIDRVFKNVSKDMDMSPQQCVYSSPEVQISLGTDRKSSPPDHSQTEEMPAKSGSSEYCESSETQTSQDQTEALSLVVRKPPVTQVGSVTPTVKRPYPMHQMPFQFSYTPPLHESHILEHLLKYGPHSNFGALPCMPPSMDTTSPDSVDLSWDAVAMRSKVTSSHFGHHHHRSSMGTVAVDGLCLPHVKMESGELQSLAERNPYMSLNIQEGLTPSHLKKAKLMFFYTRYPSSNVLKTFFPDVKFNRCITSQLIKWFSNFREFYYIQMEKFARQAIAEGVRDVKDITVSRDSELFRALNMHYNKANDFHVPNRFLEVAEITLHEFYNAISAAKDSDSSWKKAIYKVICKLDSEIPEEFKTSSYL from the exons ATGAACCTCAGTCTTCCTGACCAGAACATGCACAGCTCAATTGAAGGCTGCCTAGAGGACGACAAACCTGAGGTAATTTTGCCCTGCTTCCGTAGAAACTTGTGTGAAGAGCCACTGGCCCCTTACTCAAACGGATCCATCATATCTCAGCTCCTCCGCAAGACGATCCACAACAAAAGGGTGCTGGATGAGAACCATTTTTACTTCTCTGGTTCTGTGGCCACTGCTGACTGTGGCCAAGAGGATCAGAGCAGCGTCTCCTCGAAAGACAGCACAGTAGAGGCCGTATCCCCAAGTGATCACACCTCTAGCGGAGCCAGCCCAGAAGGAGAGCATCCTTTGACCGATCACCTGCAGGCCAAGAGAGCCAGAGTGGAGAACATTATTAGAGTCATGGCTGGTTCTCCCAACAGCAGGCAGCACTGTGACAGTGAGAGGTCTGACACAGACGCCCAAGAAACGAGGGAGGCTAGAGAATCGTTCAGGGAGAACAAACGTAAGCAAAGGTTGCCTCAGCATCAGGATCACAGTACTGCAGGGTGGCAAATTTACAGAAAACCTGGTAGGAGCAGCAGTGATAGCTGTAACACCAAGGAAGAGGAATGCCACAAGTTGAAGGAGCAGCTGCACAGCATGCAAAGGCTTCTGCGTCAACTCCAGGAAAAGTTTCTGCAAGTTTACAGCCAAGAAGATCCAGAATATGAGGCTGGAGATGCAACAGGAGTTGACTCAGAGCATGATCTCCTACGAGAAGGCACAGATGCGTGCTACATAAACCCTGAAGAGCGTTTTGAGACAAACAACCGCACAGTAGCGGCAAACTGTAAAGACAGAATGAAAGCAGCTTATTACCTGGTTCACCAAAGAGAAACTCCGAACCTCCAGGAAACCCTGAAACAGGAGCTCTCAAAGGCTGTTAATGATTGCATTGACAGGGTTTTTAAGAATGTGTCCAAAGACATGGACATGTCCCCCCAGCAGTGTGTGTACTCATCACCAGAGGTGCAGATCAGCCTAGGTACAGACAGGAAGAGCTCACCCCCTGATCACTCCCAAACTGAAGAGATGCCTGCAAAATCTGGATCATCAGAGTACTGCGAAAGCTCAGAGACTCAAACCTCACAGGACCAGACAGAAGCACTCTCCCTGGTTGTCCGCAAGCCCCCAGTGACCCAAGTTGGCTCGGTCACTCCAACAGTGAAAAGGCCTTACCCAATGCACCAGATGCCTTTCCAGTTCAGCTACACCCCCCCTCTCCACGAGAGCCACATCCTGGAGCACCTTCTTAAGTATGGACCACATTCCAACTTTGGCGCTCTCCCCTGCATGCCCCCGTCGATGGACACGACCTCCCCAGACTCGGTGGACCTGTCCTGGGACGCTGTGGCCATGAGATCCAAGGTGACATCCAGTCACTTTGGCCACCACCATCACCGCTCCTCCATGGGGACAGTGGCAGTTGATGGTCTGTGTCTGCCCCATGTCAAGATGGAGAGCGGCGAACTGCAGAGCCTGGCTGAACGAAACCCCTACATGTCTCTCAAT ATCCAGGAAGGCCTCACTCCGAGTCATCTGAAGAAGGCGAAGCTCATGTTCTTCTACACCCGCTATCCTAGCTCCAATGTGCTGAAAACCTTCTTCCCTGATGTCAAG TTCAATCGCTGCATCACCTCTCAGCTGATCAAGTGGTTCAGTAACTTCAGGGAATTCTACTACATCCAGATGGAGAAGTTTGCACGCCAGGCCATCGCTGAAGGCGTCCGCGATGTCAAAGACATTACAGTCAGCAGGGACTCTGAGCTCTTCCGGGCACTGAACATGCACTACAACAAAGCCAACGATTTTCAT GTTCCCAACAGGTTCCTTGAGGTCGCTGAAATCACCCTGCATGAGTTTTACAACGCCATCTCTGCTGCCAAAGATTCAGACTCCTCGTGGAAAAAGGCCATTTACAAGGTGATCTGTAAGCTGGACAGCGAAATCCCAGAGGAGTTCAAGACATCCTCCTACTTATAG
- the prox2 gene encoding prospero homeobox protein 2 isoform X2, with product MNLSLPDQNMHSSIEGCLEDDKPELLRKTIHNKRVLDENHFYFSGSVATADCGQEDQSSVSSKDSTVEAVSPSDHTSSGASPEGEHPLTDHLQAKRARVENIIRVMAGSPNSRQHCDSERSDTDAQETREARESFRENKRKQRLPQHQDHSTAGWQIYRKPGRSSSDSCNTKEEECHKLKEQLHSMQRLLRQLQEKFLQVYSQEDPEYEAGDATGVDSEHDLLREGTDACYINPEERFETNNRTVAANCKDRMKAAYYLVHQRETPNLQETLKQELSKAVNDCIDRVFKNVSKDMDMSPQQCVYSSPEVQISLGTDRKSSPPDHSQTEEMPAKSGSSEYCESSETQTSQDQTEALSLVVRKPPVTQVGSVTPTVKRPYPMHQMPFQFSYTPPLHESHILEHLLKYGPHSNFGALPCMPPSMDTTSPDSVDLSWDAVAMRSKVTSSHFGHHHHRSSMGTVAVDGLCLPHVKMESGELQSLAERNPYMSLNIQEGLTPSHLKKAKLMFFYTRYPSSNVLKTFFPDVKFNRCITSQLIKWFSNFREFYYIQMEKFARQAIAEGVRDVKDITVSRDSELFRALNMHYNKANDFHVPNRFLEVAEITLHEFYNAISAAKDSDSSWKKAIYKVICKLDSEIPEEFKTSSYL from the exons ATGAACCTCAGTCTTCCTGACCAGAACATGCACAGCTCAATTGAAGGCTGCCTAGAGGACGACAAACCTGAG CTCCTCCGCAAGACGATCCACAACAAAAGGGTGCTGGATGAGAACCATTTTTACTTCTCTGGTTCTGTGGCCACTGCTGACTGTGGCCAAGAGGATCAGAGCAGCGTCTCCTCGAAAGACAGCACAGTAGAGGCCGTATCCCCAAGTGATCACACCTCTAGCGGAGCCAGCCCAGAAGGAGAGCATCCTTTGACCGATCACCTGCAGGCCAAGAGAGCCAGAGTGGAGAACATTATTAGAGTCATGGCTGGTTCTCCCAACAGCAGGCAGCACTGTGACAGTGAGAGGTCTGACACAGACGCCCAAGAAACGAGGGAGGCTAGAGAATCGTTCAGGGAGAACAAACGTAAGCAAAGGTTGCCTCAGCATCAGGATCACAGTACTGCAGGGTGGCAAATTTACAGAAAACCTGGTAGGAGCAGCAGTGATAGCTGTAACACCAAGGAAGAGGAATGCCACAAGTTGAAGGAGCAGCTGCACAGCATGCAAAGGCTTCTGCGTCAACTCCAGGAAAAGTTTCTGCAAGTTTACAGCCAAGAAGATCCAGAATATGAGGCTGGAGATGCAACAGGAGTTGACTCAGAGCATGATCTCCTACGAGAAGGCACAGATGCGTGCTACATAAACCCTGAAGAGCGTTTTGAGACAAACAACCGCACAGTAGCGGCAAACTGTAAAGACAGAATGAAAGCAGCTTATTACCTGGTTCACCAAAGAGAAACTCCGAACCTCCAGGAAACCCTGAAACAGGAGCTCTCAAAGGCTGTTAATGATTGCATTGACAGGGTTTTTAAGAATGTGTCCAAAGACATGGACATGTCCCCCCAGCAGTGTGTGTACTCATCACCAGAGGTGCAGATCAGCCTAGGTACAGACAGGAAGAGCTCACCCCCTGATCACTCCCAAACTGAAGAGATGCCTGCAAAATCTGGATCATCAGAGTACTGCGAAAGCTCAGAGACTCAAACCTCACAGGACCAGACAGAAGCACTCTCCCTGGTTGTCCGCAAGCCCCCAGTGACCCAAGTTGGCTCGGTCACTCCAACAGTGAAAAGGCCTTACCCAATGCACCAGATGCCTTTCCAGTTCAGCTACACCCCCCCTCTCCACGAGAGCCACATCCTGGAGCACCTTCTTAAGTATGGACCACATTCCAACTTTGGCGCTCTCCCCTGCATGCCCCCGTCGATGGACACGACCTCCCCAGACTCGGTGGACCTGTCCTGGGACGCTGTGGCCATGAGATCCAAGGTGACATCCAGTCACTTTGGCCACCACCATCACCGCTCCTCCATGGGGACAGTGGCAGTTGATGGTCTGTGTCTGCCCCATGTCAAGATGGAGAGCGGCGAACTGCAGAGCCTGGCTGAACGAAACCCCTACATGTCTCTCAAT ATCCAGGAAGGCCTCACTCCGAGTCATCTGAAGAAGGCGAAGCTCATGTTCTTCTACACCCGCTATCCTAGCTCCAATGTGCTGAAAACCTTCTTCCCTGATGTCAAG TTCAATCGCTGCATCACCTCTCAGCTGATCAAGTGGTTCAGTAACTTCAGGGAATTCTACTACATCCAGATGGAGAAGTTTGCACGCCAGGCCATCGCTGAAGGCGTCCGCGATGTCAAAGACATTACAGTCAGCAGGGACTCTGAGCTCTTCCGGGCACTGAACATGCACTACAACAAAGCCAACGATTTTCAT GTTCCCAACAGGTTCCTTGAGGTCGCTGAAATCACCCTGCATGAGTTTTACAACGCCATCTCTGCTGCCAAAGATTCAGACTCCTCGTGGAAAAAGGCCATTTACAAGGTGATCTGTAAGCTGGACAGCGAAATCCCAGAGGAGTTCAAGACATCCTCCTACTTATAG